In Xylanibacter ruminicola 23, a single genomic region encodes these proteins:
- a CDS encoding LytTR family DNA-binding domain-containing protein, which translates to MKNLLTRKYPFGQSKHWLRDSVIYGVIIWAILYLLQPFGFSQYQGNKCLVAAAFGLVTMVCYIVYGYTVMQNLPKLVKPLRVWHDAAAVLGLILFIAIGNFMLLVLLFSVPFSAGVFLQFLWWTLIIGAAITAISVGIEYNRYLKHQMEALLNNTTEEQRDITITIHDQNVRGNDLELPINNLLYIEAQKNNISVCYLRDDKPTTIELHTTLSAAIDELRQYENIFQCHRSFVVNVNNITQAKGNSNGYQLRLTNSYTTIPVSRQYVPRLKDFIA; encoded by the coding sequence ATGAAGAATCTGTTGACACGAAAATACCCCTTTGGGCAAAGCAAACACTGGTTGAGAGACAGTGTGATATATGGTGTGATTATCTGGGCCATACTCTACTTACTGCAGCCGTTCGGATTCAGTCAGTATCAGGGCAACAAATGCCTGGTGGCAGCTGCTTTCGGCTTGGTAACGATGGTGTGCTACATAGTGTATGGCTACACGGTGATGCAAAATTTACCCAAACTGGTTAAACCCCTGCGCGTATGGCACGATGCTGCGGCGGTGTTAGGACTGATACTGTTTATTGCTATCGGCAATTTCATGCTGTTGGTATTGTTGTTCAGCGTGCCCTTCAGTGCGGGTGTGTTCCTGCAGTTTCTGTGGTGGACGCTGATTATAGGTGCCGCCATTACAGCCATATCGGTAGGCATAGAGTACAACCGCTATCTGAAGCACCAGATGGAGGCGCTGCTGAACAACACCACCGAGGAACAGCGCGACATTACCATCACGATACACGATCAGAACGTGCGTGGCAACGATCTGGAGCTGCCCATTAATAACCTATTATATATTGAGGCGCAGAAAAACAATATTTCGGTTTGTTACCTGCGCGACGACAAGCCCACCACCATTGAGCTGCACACCACCCTATCGGCAGCCATCGATGAGTTGCGACAGTACGAGAATATCTTTCAGTGCCACCGATCGTTTGTGGTAAACGTGAATAATATCACCCAGGCCAAAGGCAACAGCAACGGTTACCAGCTGCGCCTGACCAACAGCTATACCACCATACCTGTTTCGCGCCAATACGTGCCCCGACTGAAGGATTTTATTGCCTAG
- a CDS encoding SIMPL domain-containing protein produces MKENRLIASALIAIGIVLLGVFIKAGIDNFANKDRKVTVKGLAEREVPADKVTWSIGTKVTGNDLPLLYENINLQTNKIKKFLTQNGLEEKEITVNPPTISDLEAREWGDNQKNFRYIVNTTITVATNKVTEVNKAIFKQAELLKQGVAIENSNPQYEYASFQQMKPEMMAEAIKNAQKTAVQFAEASNSELGQIQTAGQGQFEIEDRDQNTPYIKKLRVVTTITYSLKD; encoded by the coding sequence ATGAAAGAGAATCGACTGATTGCATCGGCACTGATAGCTATAGGTATCGTGCTTTTGGGCGTGTTTATCAAGGCTGGTATTGATAACTTTGCCAACAAGGATCGTAAGGTAACGGTTAAGGGTCTGGCCGAGCGCGAGGTGCCTGCCGATAAGGTTACATGGAGCATTGGCACCAAGGTTACAGGCAACGACCTGCCCCTACTGTACGAGAACATTAACCTGCAAACCAACAAGATTAAGAAGTTCCTGACCCAGAACGGACTCGAAGAGAAGGAGATAACGGTTAATCCGCCTACTATCAGCGACCTGGAGGCACGCGAGTGGGGCGACAACCAGAAGAACTTCCGCTACATTGTTAACACCACCATTACGGTGGCCACCAACAAGGTAACCGAGGTTAATAAGGCCATCTTTAAGCAGGCCGAACTACTAAAGCAGGGTGTGGCAATCGAGAACAGCAATCCGCAGTACGAATATGCCTCGTTCCAGCAGATGAAGCCTGAGATGATGGCCGAAGCCATTAAGAATGCGCAGAAAACCGCCGTACAGTTTGCCGAGGCCAGCAATAGTGAGCTGGGCCAGATACAAACAGCCGGACAGGGTCAGTTCGAGATCGAGGATCGCGACCAGAACACGCCTTACATCAAGAAACTGCGCGTGGTAACCACGATTACTTATTCACTGAAAGATTAG
- a CDS encoding peptidylprolyl isomerase, with product MKVKIETTLGDIIVRLYDETPIHRDNFVKLVKEGYYDGTLFHRVIKDFMIQGGDPDSKGAPAGKMLGVGGPDYTLEAEIKDNLYHKRGALAAARQGDEVNPERRSSGSQFYIVWGQVYKENQLNQLGKQIRMQKVQDAFNDLAKARREEIMQMRRERNRAGLQELQDQLIAEAENKVGKQGLTDQQMQLYSTVGGTPHLDGQYTVFGEVEEGLNVVEQIQNTATGRADRPTNDIDMRMTIID from the coding sequence ATGAAAGTTAAGATTGAAACTACATTGGGCGACATCATCGTTCGCCTGTACGACGAGACTCCTATCCACCGCGACAACTTTGTAAAACTGGTAAAGGAGGGTTATTATGATGGCACCTTGTTCCATCGTGTGATTAAGGACTTTATGATTCAGGGTGGCGATCCCGACTCGAAGGGAGCGCCTGCCGGCAAGATGCTGGGCGTGGGCGGTCCTGACTACACACTGGAGGCAGAGATTAAGGACAACCTGTACCACAAGCGTGGCGCGCTGGCCGCAGCACGTCAGGGCGACGAGGTTAACCCCGAGCGCCGTAGCAGCGGCTCGCAGTTCTACATTGTATGGGGACAGGTGTATAAGGAGAATCAGCTGAACCAGCTGGGTAAGCAGATACGTATGCAGAAGGTGCAGGATGCGTTTAACGACCTGGCCAAAGCCCGTCGCGAAGAAATTATGCAGATGCGCCGCGAGCGCAACCGTGCAGGATTGCAGGAGCTGCAGGACCAGCTGATAGCCGAAGCTGAGAACAAGGTTGGCAAGCAGGGACTGACCGACCAGCAGATGCAGCTGTACTCTACCGTAGGCGGCACACCCCATCTTGACGGACAGTACACCGTGTTTGGCGAGGTTGAGGAAGGATTAAACGTGGTAGAGCAGATTCAGAACACAGCTACAGGCCGTGCCGATCGCCCCACCAACGATATTGATATGCGTATGACCATCATCGATTGA
- a CDS encoding AzlC family ABC transporter permease: MRRKEIMQGFRDGIPIALGYFAVAFSLGIIAKQAGLSAVIGFFSSFFTRASAGEYGVYTLVAAQAAYAEIVAMCLVVNLRYMLMSAALSQKIAPGTSWLHRVLMAICVTDEIFGISIARQPYCPPAYTYSAALISTLFWASGCAAGIVAGGMLPANIVAALSVALYGMFLAIIMPPARADRNVLYAVVASFVLSGLCAVAPVVSGWSSGTRTIVLTILISAVAAWLKPVDVKEEAYG; the protein is encoded by the coding sequence ATGCGTCGTAAAGAAATCATGCAAGGCTTTCGCGACGGCATCCCCATAGCCTTAGGCTATTTTGCCGTTGCTTTCTCGCTGGGCATCATTGCCAAGCAGGCAGGCTTGTCGGCTGTTATCGGCTTTTTTAGTAGTTTCTTTACCCGTGCCTCTGCTGGCGAATATGGTGTTTATACGTTGGTGGCTGCCCAGGCCGCCTATGCTGAGATTGTAGCCATGTGTTTGGTGGTTAATCTGCGATATATGTTGATGAGTGCCGCACTCTCACAGAAAATCGCCCCTGGCACCTCGTGGCTGCATCGTGTGCTGATGGCCATCTGCGTAACCGACGAGATTTTCGGCATCTCCATCGCCCGTCAACCTTACTGCCCGCCCGCTTACACCTATTCCGCTGCCCTTATCTCTACGCTGTTTTGGGCGTCGGGCTGTGCGGCAGGCATTGTGGCTGGCGGCATGCTGCCTGCTAACATCGTAGCCGCCTTGAGTGTGGCCCTTTACGGCATGTTCCTGGCCATTATCATGCCCCCTGCGCGTGCCGATCGTAATGTGCTGTATGCAGTGGTGGCCAGTTTTGTGCTCAGTGGTCTCTGCGCTGTAGCTCCTGTAGTGAGTGGCTGGAGTAGCGGCACCCGCACCATCGTGCTCACCATCCTTATCTCGGCTGTTGCAGCCTGGTTGAAACCTGTTGATGTCAAGGAGGAGGCTTATGGATAA
- a CDS encoding AzlD domain-containing protein: MDNRSIIICILLAIITTNLIRVVPMLLIKGEINNRFVRSFLYYVPYVTLAVMTFPSMIQTTISPLSGIVALLVGIIAAWRRLGLFPVAAICCAIVYLMDSVM, encoded by the coding sequence ATGGATAATCGTAGTATCATTATCTGCATCCTGCTGGCCATCATCACCACCAATTTAATTCGTGTGGTGCCCATGTTGCTCATCAAAGGCGAAATAAACAACCGCTTTGTGCGCAGTTTCCTGTATTATGTACCTTATGTCACGCTGGCCGTCATGACCTTCCCCAGTATGATACAAACCACCATCTCGCCTCTCTCAGGTATTGTGGCCCTCCTTGTAGGCATTATCGCAGCATGGCGCCGTTTGGGACTCTTTCCCGTGGCTGCCATTTGTTGTGCCATCGTTTACCTGATGGATAGCGTGATGTAA
- a CDS encoding polysaccharide lyase family 1 protein, whose amino-acid sequence MRNKLLMMLICCMAANVLIACSSASGNVSDSTIDEPTENEEQNQQDLPFGFCALSSRTDATQTYHITGGGYYSYPVPESATGVVVLTSDGRDMKAAIESAIKNSKNKVIIFDGSNGDFIVSSTIKVTVSGKTLLGINNARLCTQWALTDEMKKALNDAGVLSMSTSDGGGVLVNGTEVKEQAEYNTRKILIEMTGDKSENYRQAGIFTLNNCQNIIVRNLKFVGPGAVDVGGTDLLSCTGTKNCWVDHCEFTDGLDDNFDITKSSDFHTVSWCTFSYTNRSYMHQNSNLIGSNDNEATGFLNTTFAFNWWGVGCQGRMPMARVGKIHMLNNYFSSTTAYNGINPRKNSEFLIEGNYFDKGVAKYYSQNDAVAVTWAADNYIAEATSIPSSVGATVSVPYQYSAVPASQVPTLVKQGAGATLFR is encoded by the coding sequence ATGAGAAATAAACTATTAATGATGCTAATCTGCTGCATGGCAGCAAATGTATTGATTGCCTGTTCGTCGGCTTCTGGTAACGTTTCCGACAGCACCATCGACGAACCTACTGAGAATGAAGAACAGAACCAACAGGACCTGCCCTTTGGCTTTTGCGCCCTGTCTTCACGTACCGACGCTACCCAAACCTATCATATCACGGGCGGCGGCTATTATTCCTACCCTGTACCAGAAAGTGCTACAGGTGTGGTAGTATTGACATCTGATGGTCGGGACATGAAAGCTGCTATCGAAAGTGCCATCAAGAACAGTAAGAACAAAGTGATTATCTTCGATGGCTCGAATGGCGACTTTATCGTGTCATCTACTATCAAAGTAACCGTTTCGGGCAAAACACTGCTTGGCATCAATAATGCCCGTCTCTGCACCCAGTGGGCTTTGACCGATGAAATGAAAAAAGCCCTGAACGATGCTGGTGTGCTCAGCATGAGTACCAGCGATGGGGGAGGAGTGTTAGTAAACGGCACTGAGGTAAAAGAGCAGGCTGAATACAACACACGTAAGATACTGATTGAGATGACAGGCGATAAAAGCGAGAACTATCGTCAGGCTGGCATTTTTACCCTTAATAACTGCCAGAACATCATTGTACGCAATCTGAAATTTGTTGGCCCTGGGGCTGTTGATGTTGGCGGCACCGACCTTCTTTCATGCACAGGCACTAAGAATTGTTGGGTAGATCATTGTGAGTTTACCGATGGATTAGACGATAACTTTGATATCACGAAGTCGTCCGACTTCCATACTGTTAGTTGGTGCACCTTCAGTTATACCAATCGTTCGTATATGCACCAGAACTCCAATCTCATTGGTAGCAACGACAACGAAGCAACAGGTTTCCTGAACACCACTTTCGCCTTCAACTGGTGGGGTGTGGGTTGTCAAGGACGTATGCCTATGGCCCGTGTTGGTAAGATTCACATGCTGAATAATTATTTTAGCAGCACCACGGCCTACAATGGCATCAATCCACGTAAGAACTCAGAATTCCTGATAGAGGGTAACTATTTCGACAAGGGCGTTGCCAAATATTACAGTCAGAACGATGCTGTGGCTGTAACCTGGGCGGCTGATAACTATATAGCCGAAGCAACCAGCATCCCATCCTCTGTTGGCGCCACTGTTTCGGTGCCTTATCAGTATTCGGCAGTGCCCGCCAGTCAAGTTCCCACATTGGTCAAACAGGGTGCCGGCGCCACTCTCTTTCGGTAG
- a CDS encoding helix-turn-helix transcriptional regulator, producing MKPAQIFYQYIWIINTLRAYHKLTLGELNQKWMDDGVIDGNPLQRSTFNRHRDSILAMFGIIIDCEPKTYKYYISNMEALSDGAVESWLFSTLTVHGVLADSAAVKDRLVLENAPAGEEYLDVIIRAIHTNRRLRMGYKKFEAEGYEKLVCPYALKLFHQRWYLLALNDEEQMRIYALDRMTMMEITDETFEMPANFSPQEYFAEYYGVLTDNTPMAHVVVRAHKWMPNYLRTLPLHHSQRELESTPDYTDFAFDIRPTSDFLGELLRHSDGIEVLEPQEIRVKIRKMIEKTLKRY from the coding sequence ATGAAACCAGCTCAGATATTTTACCAGTACATCTGGATTATTAATACGCTTAGGGCCTATCATAAGTTGACCCTGGGCGAACTGAACCAGAAGTGGATGGATGATGGCGTAATCGACGGCAACCCGTTGCAGCGTTCGACGTTTAACCGCCATCGCGACTCCATCCTGGCTATGTTTGGCATCATTATCGATTGCGAGCCGAAAACGTATAAGTACTACATCAGTAACATGGAGGCTCTGAGCGATGGTGCTGTAGAAAGTTGGCTGTTCTCCACGCTTACTGTGCATGGCGTGCTGGCTGATAGCGCTGCTGTGAAGGATAGATTGGTGCTTGAAAATGCACCTGCTGGCGAGGAATATCTCGACGTGATTATCCGAGCCATCCACACGAATCGTCGCCTGCGTATGGGCTATAAGAAGTTTGAGGCTGAGGGGTACGAGAAGCTGGTTTGTCCCTATGCCTTGAAGTTGTTTCACCAGCGCTGGTACTTGTTGGCACTTAACGATGAGGAGCAGATGCGTATATACGCCCTGGATCGCATGACGATGATGGAAATAACCGACGAGACTTTTGAGATGCCCGCCAATTTCTCGCCGCAGGAGTATTTTGCTGAATATTATGGTGTGCTGACGGATAATACGCCAATGGCACACGTGGTGGTGCGAGCCCATAAGTGGATGCCGAACTATCTGCGCACGTTGCCCTTGCACCACTCGCAGCGAGAGTTAGAATCGACACCCGATTATACGGATTTTGCGTTCGATATCCGACCAACATCCGACTTTTTGGGCGAGCTGCTGCGCCACAGCGATGGCATAGAAGTGCTGGAACCACAGGAAATTCGTGTGAAAATACGTAAAATGATAGAGAAAACGCTTAAAAGATATTAA